A stretch of the Lolium perenne isolate Kyuss_39 chromosome 3, Kyuss_2.0, whole genome shotgun sequence genome encodes the following:
- the LOC127343760 gene encoding uncharacterized protein: protein MATVGPYNAATPDADEKKEPTRPLAHPSPSPSVHPATDDDGDVEVQEEASTAKRGRSTAQYLGKRRRALCWCGCCVTSVAVVGIVVLVLALTVFKVKDPVFSMNRVTLEDVDGDLLGADGTRPVSVNATLSADVSIKNPNVASFRYGRSETDFYYGGETVGVAYAPAGEVGAGRTARMNVTLDALADRISPHVSFMDLVFGREYDLTSYTEISGRVSVLGIYKRDLHIKVNCSITLEVSGAFSSVESKTMDCLADVK, encoded by the coding sequence ATGGCGACCGTCGGGCCGTACAACGCCGCCACACCTGACGCTGACGAGAAGAAGGAGCCGACGAGGCCGCTCGCCCACCCGTCCCCGTCCCCGTCCGTTCACCCGGCGACCGACGACGACGGAGACGTCGAGGTTCAGGAGGAGGCGTCCACCGCCAAACGAGGGCGCTCGACCGCGCAGTACCTCGGCAAGCGCCGGCGCGCGCTCTGCTGGTGCGGATGCTGCGTGACTTCCGTGGCCGTCGTCGGGATCGTCGTCCTGGTGCTCGCGCTCACCGTGTTCAAGGTGAAGGACCCGGTGTTCAGCATGAACCGCGTGACGCTGGAGGACGTGGACGGCGACTTGCTGGGCGCGGACGGGACGCGGCCGGTGTCCGTGAACGCCACGCTGAGCGCGGACGTGTCCATCAAGAACCCGAACGTGGCCTCGTTCCGCTACGGCCGGAGCGAGACGGACTTCTACTACGGCGGGGAGACGGTGGGCGTGGCGTACGCGCCCGCCGGCGAGGTGGGCGCCGGCCGGACCGCGCGGATGAACGTGACGCTGGACGCGCTCGCCGACCGGATCTCCCCCCACGTCAGCTTCATGGACCTCGTGTTCGGCCGGGAGTACGACCTCACGAGCTACACGGAGATCAGCGGGAGGGTGAGCGTGCTGGGCATCTACAAGAGGGACCTCCACATCAAGGTGAACTGCTCCATCACCTTGGAGGTCAGCGGCGCCTTTAGCTCGGTGGAGAGCAAGACGATGGACTGTCTTGCAGACGTCAAGTGA